The region ATCATAGGTCTTACAAACTCATTTTCACTTAAGTATGCAAAAAACATCGCTTTTAACTCTGGTATAAATATCATAGAGACTGTAATGTACCAAAACATACAAGAGTATTCTGTTCCGAGTGATACAGTAGATGTTGTTATTATCGTTGGTGGGATTAACTCAAATGCTAATATTTTCGGCGAAGATTTGTATAGTTATTTAGAAAAACTAAACTACTCAAATGTTGTGTTTGTAGGAAGTGAGCAACAAGCTCCAGAGTTAGCAAAAAACATCCAGAACCTTGTTGTATTGCCTAATATCATAGATGACAGACTTCACATCATAGAAGAAAACCTAAAAGTTTATCTTACAAACTTGTATCAAGAGGATATAGAAGGCAAAGAAGATATCAAGCATCTATACGACATAACTTCTAACCAGATATATTCAACTCCATACATCGTAAACAAGACTCTTCCTATGATAGATTCAAAGTTTTCGGTGGTTGACCCTTACATACTCATAGATATCGGCGGAGCAACTACTGATATTCACTACTCAAAAGATTTAGTTGATGACAATATCGTAACTGAGAACGAGTATGACAGACTTGTGTT is a window of uncultured Sulfurimonas sp. DNA encoding:
- a CDS encoding glutamate mutase L, with product MSKINDKLLIDVGSTYFKVSTPTSIEQHLRDFNKDIFDDLTYKCGNTISNYEKDDIYICSSANGGLSTLIIGLTNSFSLKYAKNIAFNSGINIIETVMYQNIQEYSVPSDTVDVVIIVGGINSNANIFGEDLYSYLEKLNYSNVVFVGSEQQAPELAKNIQNLVVLPNIIDDRLHIIEENLKVYLTNLYQEDIEGKEDIKHLYDITSNQIYSTPYIVNKTLPMIDSKFSVVDPYILIDIGGATTDIHYSKDLVDDNIVTENEYDRLVFKKLGVYKSKDSLIFAAQNNEFVYELLTHLKVTENIFQEQSQKATKVLMQLAIFLVLTKMSHYKQAYINLKLLSINSIVLTGGITKVLSASEIEDIISFFYKKILNSNHNPATVLDTNYDIWTLGAKAE